Within the Candidatus Zixiibacteriota bacterium genome, the region TAATAGGGGAAGAGGTCACGTTTCTCTGGCATCAGTCCTCGGATTTGCAGGATTCTGATGTCATCATCCTGCCCGGCGGATTTTCTTACGGCGATTATCTCCGCTCCGGCGCCATTGCCCGCTTTTCCCCCATCATGAAAGAGGTCATGAAATTCGCCCATTCCGGATATCCGGTGCTTGGTATCTGTAACGGTTTTCAGGTACTGGTGGAAGCGGGACTACTGCCTGGCGCCCTGATGCGTAACGACCACTTGCGGTTCTCCTGCCGGTTTGTCTATCTCCGAGTCGAACGTAATGACAATATTTTTACCTCGGCCGCAGCGGTCGGCGACGTTCTTAAAATTCCCATCGCTCACAAGGATGGGAACTATTATAATTTCAAAGCCGATATTGATAGCCTCGAAAAGAACGGCCAGATTCTTTTCCGTTATTGTGACGCCTCGGGCAACATCACTCCCGAAAGCAATCCCAATGGCTCTCTGGCAAATATCGCCGGCATCTGCAATCGCGAAGGGAATGTGGTCGGCATGATGCCTCACCCGGAAAGAGCCGTCGAGGATATCCTCGGCTCCTCCGATGGATTAAAAATCTTTAACTCAATTAAACTGAGTTTAGCGAGGGGGAAAAAACTTGAAAGGGCGTGAACTGACATTCATTATCGTGGCCCTGCTTCTGGGCGCGATTGTCGGCGGTTTTCTGGGCGACCTCATCGGCTCGGTCCTGCCGCCCGGCGCCGCCAAAACCCTTTTCTCAAAATCGGTTCAAATCGGATTCGAGACCACCCGCGTCGAGCTGTATTCTATTTCGTTCACTGTCGGCATAATGTTTAAAATAAACTTTATGTCGGTATTGACCGTCTTGCTGGTTATTATCTATTTCCGCTGGTGGTATATCTGACCTGCAAAAAAGGAGTATGATTGTATGATAGGAATCGACCGCCCCTTAATATTGGTAGGTATAGGATGGCAGGAACTGATTCTGATTTTCCTGGTTGTCCTGCTTATCTTCGGCGCCCGGCGCATTCCCGATATAGCGCAGGGAATAGGGAAGGGGATCAGGGAGTTCAAAAAAGCTCTCCGGGATACCGAAGACGAAATCAAGAACAATACAAAAGATTCAGGACCTGACAAACCCGATAAAACGCATTGATTATGGCAAAATTCACCGAAGATGATGCCCGAAAAATCGGTGCAGTACTGGGCGCCGAAAAATTTTCCACCGAAAAAGACCATTTCCGTCTCAAAATCTCCAATCGCGCCGAAAAGAGAGTTCTGATTCTGGAAATCTACCCGGAGACTTTGCTGGGACGAACCCGCGGTATGCTGGTGGTAGTATATACCGGAAATACTCATCTGCAACTGCACAACTGCTCCGGGTTCGTTGTTTCCGATGAACTGGGAGAGGTTACCTTTGTCTCTGAGTATGAAAGTCGTCTGTCAGGCCTCGTGGTCGAAAAAGGGGCCGGCTGCTCCCTCTATGCCGGGATGGACCGTAACCTGATCTCCAGCGATTTTACCAAACTGGGTGTGGAAGTGATGCTTTCGGGAGTGGCTATGTCTCTGGCGGAAGATATCATCGACCCGGAGAAAAAGTAACTCAAACCGGTATCGACCGCTTCGGTCCAAAAGACTCAATGAAATCGGCCAGCGCCAGGGCAATCTCTCCGGCGCGCTGATATCTCTCCTCAGGATTCTTCCGGAGCGCTTTTTCAATCACTCTATCAAACAGCAAGGGAATCGATTTGTCTACCGTTGACGGCAGCTCCGGCTCGGTATTGACGATATTGTAAATCAGGGAGGTCAGATTCTCTCCCCTGAAGGGACGCCGATGCAGCAGCATTTCGTACATCATGACTCCCAAGCTGAAGATATCGGTTCGATGGTCCACCGGTCTTCCCTGAAGCTGTTCCGGCGATATGTAGTTGGGTGTGCCCATCGCGATACCGGTGCGGGTCATCGATGACGAGTCCACCCGGGCTATGCCGAAGTCCATAACCTTTACCTTGTAATCGCTGAGCACCATTATATTTGCCGGCTTTATGTCGCGGTGGACAATTCCGGAACCATGCGCGTAATCAAGCGCGCCGCAAATCTGGGAAATTATCTGAGCGATAATCCGATAATTAAACTTCACTCTCTTCCGAATCATTGACTCCAGCGTCTGACCTTCCAGGAATTCCATGGCGATATAATGAAGGTTGGACTCTGTCCCGACATCATAAATGGTTACGATATTGGGATGCGACAGCATTCCGGCGGCGCGCGCCTCGCGGAAAAGCCGCTCTTTCAATTCCGCCAGCTCTTCGGGGTCATGCACAAAGTCCAGTCGTATTGTCTTGAGGGCGACATTCCGGTTAATGGCCGGGTCAATCCCCTTATAGACCGTGCCCATCGCCCCTTTGCCCAATTCACCGACAACCTTATACCGTCCCAGATTTTTCAATTGGCCGCTGTCAAAACCGAATGACGGGGTATTGGCGGCCGGCGCCGGCTGATACTCCGGCTCGGAGGAAGGCTCATCATCAATTAGGCGATTATTGTATTCAATCGGCGGAGCGGCATCGGCAACGATTGCCGCCGGTTTCGGCTTCTCCCGCGGCGGGGGCGCGCTCGGCATTTCCGCTTTGACTGTCTCCGCCTGGAAAGTCTTACTCCCGCTAAAATCGGTCATTGCCGTCTTGGTTTCAGAACGGTGGTCACTCCTTGTTTTCTCAATCGCCTCGGTCGTGCTCTTCACTGCCTCATGACTTGAAGCCGCCCGGCCATTAGCTTCCGCTGGCTTTCTCTCTATCGGCGCGATTTTGGGTAGTCTTGCCGGTTTGCCCTTAGCCGGTTCTTTCTTGCCGGAGCCGATTCTGGAGAGAAAATCCTGGTCCAGTATCGGACTGGCTATTGCCAGCAGGATTAGCTGCAGTCCTATATATAATGAGCGTGTCAGGACATTAAGCGAATTGAACAGAATGAAATTTAAATTGGCGAGAAGGAAAAGCGTTATGATAAGAATCACGGCGCGATACAACAGGGAGACCCGGGGCAGGATAAAGGCAAATATCCCTCCCAAGGCAAATAGTACTATCATGTCGGTTCCCGGGGAGGAGTCGAGACGCTTGATATGATTCGAATGCGCTATATTTTCCAGAATATTCGCCGTCAGTTCTGCCGATGCAATATTGCGCGATACCGGTGTCTGGTAGTAGTCGGTCGAGGTGCGGGCGTTAACCGCAATCACCACCAGTTTCCCCTTCAGATTGTTCAAATCAAATTTTTCATTAAAGATTTCAGCGGCGGATATCTCTCCAAATGACTGGCGGGGTTTGTTGTAATTGATGAACATCTCGGCGTGCGCATTGGTCGGAATCACCCGGCCTCCGGCTTTGATCTCCTCGCCGCCTTTGACGCTGATATTGCTGGGGGAGAGCCCCAGGTAATGGGCAGCGGCAAGAAGCTGCGCCGAGGGATAGTAATAGCCGTCATATGTCATTACCAGCGGCGTCCAGCGGACTTTTCTATCGCGGTCATAAGTTATAAACTTGAAACCAAGACCGGCGGCATACTGGGTAATCGGTTCCGGCGGGAGGAATACCTTTTGCGCAATAAGCGCTTCACTCTCCTCCAGCACCCCCAGCGGGTTGTCCACCACAACCGATGAATTATATAGATACTTGGGATTGGAAATGCGACTCGAGGTAAAGTCTCCCCGGCTAATCTCGTACGGCACGATAACATTCTGCAGCCAGGCAAGCTGGTTGGCTAAGACCGTTGTCCGCCCCGAGGTGTCCTCCGTGACGCTTGGCTCGAAGAGCATATCCAGCAATATGGTCTTAGGTTGGCCCGACCCCACGGCCGCCACCAGGTCTCCCACCAGGTCTCGGGGCCAGGGCCAGGAGCCATACTGCGCCAGCGAGGTGTCATCTATGCTCACGACCACAATATCAGATGAGAAATTCGGGTCCCCGCGAAAAGTGTACATCAGGTCCTGAATCTTCCATTCCAGGCGAAGAAGCGGCCCAAAGTCATTTACATACAGCGCCACCACCAGTATGGAAATTAGTAGGCAGAGGGTATAGGGGGAGTATTTCTTCAGCATATCTTTCCTAATGACCTACCGCAATTCTATCTACCAGAAAACTCGGCATATTCGCATTCTTCATCTTTTCCTGGGCCTTTATTATATCATAATCGACACGTCGGTAATAGATTTTACCGGACTCGGTGTCGACCATTATATAACAGGCGCGCGGGTCGCCGTCACGAGGCTGTCCCACCGAACCGACATTTATGATATATCTTCGCTCCGGCACCCTCTCCAATTCCATCTTATTAGACTTCATCACCTGACCCTCGGAGTCGATGTTGAAAATTATCGGCATATGCGAATGTCCCACAAAACAGACCGCCTGATTGAAATTCTCAAAATGCCTCTTTGCCTGAGCGGTCGTCAGTATGTAATGCCATTGGTCCGGTTCCCCCGGCGAGGCATGAACCAGATGAAAATCGAGAAAATCGGCTTCCATCTCAAAATCGGCAAGAATAGCGCCGCTCTGTTTGCTCAGCTTTTCCTGTGTCCATCCAATTGAAATTTGGGCCATCTGATTGAAGTTCTCCACCGCCTCCAGGCCCAGGGCGGCATAATCATGATTCCCCAGAAGTTTTATTTCGCAGTGGTCCTTTATCAACTTCACACATTCATTGGGGCTGCACCCGTACCCCACTGCGTCCCCGAGAAAATGAATCTTCTCGGCGCCCTCTTTCTCTATATCCCGGAGGACATTCTCCAAAGCTTCCAGATTGCCATGAATATCCGATATAATGGCAAATT harbors:
- the purQ gene encoding phosphoribosylformylglycinamidine synthase subunit PurQ, with product MKFGVVTFPGSNCDYDAFAAVKLIGEEVTFLWHQSSDLQDSDVIILPGGFSYGDYLRSGAIARFSPIMKEVMKFAHSGYPVLGICNGFQVLVEAGLLPGALMRNDHLRFSCRFVYLRVERNDNIFTSAAAVGDVLKIPIAHKDGNYYNFKADIDSLEKNGQILFRYCDASGNITPESNPNGSLANIAGICNREGNVVGMMPHPERAVEDILGSSDGLKIFNSIKLSLARGKKLERA
- a CDS encoding DUF4321 domain-containing protein; this encodes MKGRELTFIIVALLLGAIVGGFLGDLIGSVLPPGAAKTLFSKSVQIGFETTRVELYSISFTVGIMFKINFMSVLTVLLVIIYFRWWYI
- the tatA gene encoding twin-arginine translocase TatA/TatE family subunit yields the protein MIGIDRPLILVGIGWQELILIFLVVLLIFGARRIPDIAQGIGKGIREFKKALRDTEDEIKNNTKDSGPDKPDKTH
- a CDS encoding CHASE2 domain-containing protein produces the protein MLKKYSPYTLCLLISILVVALYVNDFGPLLRLEWKIQDLMYTFRGDPNFSSDIVVVSIDDTSLAQYGSWPWPRDLVGDLVAAVGSGQPKTILLDMLFEPSVTEDTSGRTTVLANQLAWLQNVIVPYEISRGDFTSSRISNPKYLYNSSVVVDNPLGVLEESEALIAQKVFLPPEPITQYAAGLGFKFITYDRDRKVRWTPLVMTYDGYYYPSAQLLAAAHYLGLSPSNISVKGGEEIKAGGRVIPTNAHAEMFINYNKPRQSFGEISAAEIFNEKFDLNNLKGKLVVIAVNARTSTDYYQTPVSRNIASAELTANILENIAHSNHIKRLDSSPGTDMIVLFALGGIFAFILPRVSLLYRAVILIITLFLLANLNFILFNSLNVLTRSLYIGLQLILLAIASPILDQDFLSRIGSGKKEPAKGKPARLPKIAPIERKPAEANGRAASSHEAVKSTTEAIEKTRSDHRSETKTAMTDFSGSKTFQAETVKAEMPSAPPPREKPKPAAIVADAAPPIEYNNRLIDDEPSSEPEYQPAPAANTPSFGFDSGQLKNLGRYKVVGELGKGAMGTVYKGIDPAINRNVALKTIRLDFVHDPEELAELKERLFREARAAGMLSHPNIVTIYDVGTESNLHYIAMEFLEGQTLESMIRKRVKFNYRIIAQIISQICGALDYAHGSGIVHRDIKPANIMVLSDYKVKVMDFGIARVDSSSMTRTGIAMGTPNYISPEQLQGRPVDHRTDIFSLGVMMYEMLLHRRPFRGENLTSLIYNIVNTEPELPSTVDKSIPLLFDRVIEKALRKNPEERYQRAGEIALALADFIESFGPKRSIPV
- a CDS encoding metallophosphoesterase family protein, coding for MKFAIISDIHGNLEALENVLRDIEKEGAEKIHFLGDAVGYGCSPNECVKLIKDHCEIKLLGNHDYAALGLEAVENFNQMAQISIGWTQEKLSKQSGAILADFEMEADFLDFHLVHASPGEPDQWHYILTTAQAKRHFENFNQAVCFVGHSHMPIIFNIDSEGQVMKSNKMELERVPERRYIINVGSVGQPRDGDPRACYIMVDTESGKIYYRRVDYDIIKAQEKMKNANMPSFLVDRIAVGH